A DNA window from Vagococcus penaei contains the following coding sequences:
- a CDS encoding glycoside hydrolase family 32 protein, with amino-acid sequence MNLLEKANQYINAEREKVVDTYRHAFHVMPPIGWLNDPNGFVYFREEYHLFYQFYPYASEWGPMHWGHSKSKDLIHWEELPVALAPELDYELDGCFSGSAIVKDDRLYLMYTGHYEREGKRREVQCLAVSDDGIHFEKIASNPVIDERQLKNYGDIQEFRDPKVFQRGESYFTVVATKTENERGRILMFQSKDLLNWTFYSVVLEGESHQGIMWECPDLFHLDGKDVLIMSPIEMEEDGHSYHNMSSTVAFIGQMDWEKGTLAVENYHEIDGGLDFYAPQTCQNDKGQRIMIAWMQMWKRNIPTHDLGHGWAGAMTFARELSVINNRLCQRPVESLYNQLIVGEEEENRVLSSEDKWVSAPLLSTQSYAKLVIQPEMSTEVNLRLFAIDRDELLVTYDVTNEILTVNRGKLGYEIIGAEQEPLFERSMSASLVDGKLTLEFVRDNASIELFINNRDAMTFTFYQKEVGQNLELTSNQGVILKQAKIAKINCGKAN; translated from the coding sequence ATGAATTTATTAGAAAAAGCCAATCAGTATATCAATGCTGAACGTGAAAAAGTGGTTGATACCTATCGTCACGCATTTCACGTTATGCCACCAATAGGATGGTTAAATGATCCCAATGGTTTTGTTTACTTTCGAGAGGAGTATCATTTATTTTATCAATTTTATCCTTATGCAAGTGAATGGGGACCAATGCACTGGGGACACTCAAAGTCAAAGGATTTAATTCACTGGGAAGAATTGCCTGTTGCTCTAGCGCCAGAGTTAGATTATGAACTTGATGGGTGTTTTTCAGGTAGTGCCATTGTTAAAGATGACCGTTTATATTTGATGTATACAGGCCATTATGAACGAGAAGGCAAACGTCGTGAAGTTCAATGTTTAGCTGTTTCAGATGATGGGATTCACTTTGAAAAAATTGCTAGTAATCCGGTGATTGACGAGCGACAATTAAAAAATTATGGTGATATTCAAGAATTTCGCGATCCTAAAGTATTTCAACGAGGAGAAAGTTATTTTACCGTAGTTGCCACAAAAACTGAAAATGAACGTGGTCGAATTTTGATGTTCCAGTCGAAAGATTTGTTAAATTGGACTTTTTATTCTGTTGTTTTAGAGGGTGAGTCTCATCAAGGCATTATGTGGGAATGTCCTGATTTATTCCATTTAGATGGAAAAGATGTTTTGATTATGTCACCAATTGAAATGGAAGAAGATGGCCATAGTTATCACAATATGAGTTCAACAGTGGCTTTTATCGGTCAAATGGACTGGGAAAAAGGGACATTAGCGGTTGAGAATTATCATGAAATTGATGGTGGATTAGACTTTTATGCACCACAAACGTGTCAGAATGATAAAGGTCAACGTATCATGATTGCCTGGATGCAAATGTGGAAACGTAATATTCCAACACATGATTTAGGCCATGGTTGGGCTGGAGCAATGACATTTGCTAGAGAGTTATCAGTTATCAACAATCGTCTTTGTCAGCGACCGGTAGAAAGCCTCTATAATCAACTAATAGTCGGTGAAGAGGAAGAAAATCGTGTGCTGTCAAGTGAAGATAAGTGGGTAAGTGCGCCACTACTAAGTACCCAAAGTTATGCTAAATTAGTGATTCAACCAGAAATGTCTACAGAAGTTAACTTACGTTTATTTGCGATTGATCGTGATGAATTATTGGTGACCTACGATGTAACGAATGAAATTTTAACTGTGAATCGAGGGAAATTAGGTTACGAGATTATTGGTGCGGAACAAGAACCGTTGTTTGAACGATCAATGAGTGCGTCTTTAGTTGATGGAAAATTAACATTGGAATTTGTCCGTGATAATGCTTCGATTGAGTTATTCATTAATAATCGTGATGCTATGACTTTTACGTTCTATCAAAAAGAGGTTGGTCAAAATCTAGAATTAACAAGTAATCAAGGTGTTATTCTGAAACAGGCAAAAATTGCTAAAATAAATTGTGGAAAAGCAAATTAA